One segment of Rosa chinensis cultivar Old Blush chromosome 6, RchiOBHm-V2, whole genome shotgun sequence DNA contains the following:
- the LOC112169849 gene encoding serine/threonine-protein kinase tricornered isoform X2, with product MEGGDGTMRLGALNMKADRVRFDSSPDVSVSSPVTKQKAAAAKQFIENHYKNYLQGLQDRQERRRALQRKVQEDQVPAEEQEEMMRNLARRETEYMRLQRRKIGIDDFEQLTVIGKGAFGEVRLCRAKGTGEIFAMKKLKKSEMLSRGQVEHVRSERNLLAEVDSRCIVKLYYSFQDSDFLYLIMEYLPGGDIMTLLMREDTLSEDVARFYMGESILAIHSIHQHNYVHRDIKPDNLILDKTGHLKLSDFGLCKPLDDKYSTLLENEDLTSQECIAETEGQSGCDKIPWLMPKEQLQQWKRNRRALAYSTVGTLDYMAPEVLLKKGYGMECDWWSLGAIMYEMLVGYPPFCSDDPRITCRKIINWRTCLKFPDEPKISDEARDLICHLLCDVETRLGTHGVEEIKAHPWFRGIEWDRLYEIEAAYKPTVVGDLDTQNFEKFPDMLTSKDNNFMGYTFKKSDVLKSLESSGTDMRSNGSSKSPSLISLLGIFYLQLLLDVKLSLNFGKPGRIDLQDSVIPEGEPKQEG from the exons ATGGAAGGCGGAGACGGGACGATGCGGCTCGGGGCTCTCAACATGAAGGCGGATCGGGTGAGGTTCGATTCGAGTCCCGATGTGTCGGTTTCGTCGCCGGTGACCAAGCAGAAGGCGGCGGCGGCCAAGCAGTTTATTGAGAATCACTACAAGAACTATCTACAAGGACTACAGGATCGGCAAGAGAG ACGTCGAGCACTTCAAAGGAAAGTGCAAGAAGATCAGGTACCGGCTGAGGAACAAGAAGAGATGATGAGGAATTTGGCACGCCGAGAAACAGAATATATGAGACTTCAAAGACGTAAAATCGGAATTGATGATTTTGAGCAATTAACTGTAATTGGAAAAGGTGCCTTTGGCGAG GTAAGGTTATGCCGTGCAAAAGGTACAGGAGAGATTTTCGctatgaagaaattgaagaaatcaGAGATGCTTAGCCGTGGACAG GTTGAACATGTGCGTTCTGAGAGAAATTTGCTTGCTGAGGTTGATAGTCGGTGTATTGTGAAACTTTATTATTCATTTCAAGATTCCGATTTCTTATACCTTATCATGGAGTATTTACCCGGTGGTGACATTATGACATTATTGATGAGAGAAGATACTCTTTCTGAAGATGTTGCACGTTTTTATATGGGAGAGAGTATTCTGGCTATTCACTCAATCCATCAACACAACTATGTTCACAG GGACATAAAACCAGACAATCTGATACTGGATAAAACTGGCCATTTGAAGCTTTCAGATTTTGGCTTGTGTAAACCTCTGGATGACAAGTATTCTACATTATTGGAAAATGAGGATTTAACATCTCAAGAATGCATAGCTGAAACTGAAGGACAATCTGGCTGTGATAAGATTCCTTGGTTGATGCCAAAAGAACAATTACAACAATGGAAACGTAATCGGCGTGCCTTG GCGTATTCAACTGTTGGAACTCTTGACTACATGGCACCCGAGGTTTTGCTGAAGAAAGGATATGGTATGGAGTGTGATTGGTGGTCACTAGGAGCAATCATGTACGAGATGCTAGTAGGCTATCCTCCATTCTGCTCTGATGATCCAAGGATCACATGCCGCAAG ATTATCAATTGGAGAACATGCCTGAAGTTTCCCGACGAGCCAAAAATTTCAGACGAGGCAAGGGATTTGATCTGTCACTTGTTATGTGATGTTGAAACAAGGCTTGGGACACATGGAGTAGAAGAAATTAAG GCACATCCTTGGTTCAGAGGTATTGAGTGGGACAGGCTATATGAAATTGAAGCTGCGTATAAACCTACAGTTGTTGGAGACTTGGACACTCAGAATTTTGAGAAGTTTCCTGAT ATGTTAACCTCGAAAGATAACAATTTCATGGGATACACTTTCAAGAAATCAGATGTCCTTAAATCACTTGAAAGTTCAG GTACAGACATGAGATCAAATGGATCTTCAAAGTCCCCATCACTGATTTCCTTGTTAGGTATTTTTTACTTGCAGCTACTTCTTGATGTTAAGCTATCT CTTAATTTTGGCAAACCAGGTAGAATTGACTTGCAAGACAGTGTAATACCAGAGGGCGAACCAAAGCAGGAAGGCTAA
- the LOC112169849 gene encoding serine/threonine-protein kinase tricornered isoform X1, translating into MEGGDGTMRLGALNMKADRVRFDSSPDVSVSSPVTKQKAAAAKQFIENHYKNYLQGLQDRQERRRALQRKVQEDQVPAEEQEEMMRNLARRETEYMRLQRRKIGIDDFEQLTVIGKGAFGEVRLCRAKGTGEIFAMKKLKKSEMLSRGQVEHVRSERNLLAEVDSRCIVKLYYSFQDSDFLYLIMEYLPGGDIMTLLMREDTLSEDVARFYMGESILAIHSIHQHNYVHRDIKPDNLILDKTGHLKLSDFGLCKPLDDKYSTLLENEDLTSQECIAETEGQSGCDKIPWLMPKEQLQQWKRNRRALAYSTVGTLDYMAPEVLLKKGYGMECDWWSLGAIMYEMLVGYPPFCSDDPRITCRKIINWRTCLKFPDEPKISDEARDLICHLLCDVETRLGTHGVEEIKAHPWFRGIEWDRLYEIEAAYKPTVVGDLDTQNFEKFPDLEGAPSATPTVGPWRKMLTSKDNNFMGYTFKKSDVLKSLESSGTDMRSNGSSKSPSLISLLGIFYLQLLLDVKLSLNFGKPGRIDLQDSVIPEGEPKQEG; encoded by the exons ATGGAAGGCGGAGACGGGACGATGCGGCTCGGGGCTCTCAACATGAAGGCGGATCGGGTGAGGTTCGATTCGAGTCCCGATGTGTCGGTTTCGTCGCCGGTGACCAAGCAGAAGGCGGCGGCGGCCAAGCAGTTTATTGAGAATCACTACAAGAACTATCTACAAGGACTACAGGATCGGCAAGAGAG ACGTCGAGCACTTCAAAGGAAAGTGCAAGAAGATCAGGTACCGGCTGAGGAACAAGAAGAGATGATGAGGAATTTGGCACGCCGAGAAACAGAATATATGAGACTTCAAAGACGTAAAATCGGAATTGATGATTTTGAGCAATTAACTGTAATTGGAAAAGGTGCCTTTGGCGAG GTAAGGTTATGCCGTGCAAAAGGTACAGGAGAGATTTTCGctatgaagaaattgaagaaatcaGAGATGCTTAGCCGTGGACAG GTTGAACATGTGCGTTCTGAGAGAAATTTGCTTGCTGAGGTTGATAGTCGGTGTATTGTGAAACTTTATTATTCATTTCAAGATTCCGATTTCTTATACCTTATCATGGAGTATTTACCCGGTGGTGACATTATGACATTATTGATGAGAGAAGATACTCTTTCTGAAGATGTTGCACGTTTTTATATGGGAGAGAGTATTCTGGCTATTCACTCAATCCATCAACACAACTATGTTCACAG GGACATAAAACCAGACAATCTGATACTGGATAAAACTGGCCATTTGAAGCTTTCAGATTTTGGCTTGTGTAAACCTCTGGATGACAAGTATTCTACATTATTGGAAAATGAGGATTTAACATCTCAAGAATGCATAGCTGAAACTGAAGGACAATCTGGCTGTGATAAGATTCCTTGGTTGATGCCAAAAGAACAATTACAACAATGGAAACGTAATCGGCGTGCCTTG GCGTATTCAACTGTTGGAACTCTTGACTACATGGCACCCGAGGTTTTGCTGAAGAAAGGATATGGTATGGAGTGTGATTGGTGGTCACTAGGAGCAATCATGTACGAGATGCTAGTAGGCTATCCTCCATTCTGCTCTGATGATCCAAGGATCACATGCCGCAAG ATTATCAATTGGAGAACATGCCTGAAGTTTCCCGACGAGCCAAAAATTTCAGACGAGGCAAGGGATTTGATCTGTCACTTGTTATGTGATGTTGAAACAAGGCTTGGGACACATGGAGTAGAAGAAATTAAG GCACATCCTTGGTTCAGAGGTATTGAGTGGGACAGGCTATATGAAATTGAAGCTGCGTATAAACCTACAGTTGTTGGAGACTTGGACACTCAGAATTTTGAGAAGTTTCCTGAT CTAGAAGGTGCACCATCTGCAACACCAACAGTGGGCCCTTGGCGGAAG ATGTTAACCTCGAAAGATAACAATTTCATGGGATACACTTTCAAGAAATCAGATGTCCTTAAATCACTTGAAAGTTCAG GTACAGACATGAGATCAAATGGATCTTCAAAGTCCCCATCACTGATTTCCTTGTTAGGTATTTTTTACTTGCAGCTACTTCTTGATGTTAAGCTATCT CTTAATTTTGGCAAACCAGGTAGAATTGACTTGCAAGACAGTGTAATACCAGAGGGCGAACCAAAGCAGGAAGGCTAA
- the LOC112169849 gene encoding serine/threonine-protein kinase tricornered isoform X3 — protein MEGGDGTMRLGALNMKADRVRFDSSPDVSVSSPVTKQKAAAAKQFIENHYKNYLQGLQDRQERRRALQRKVQEDQVPAEEQEEMMRNLARRETEYMRLQRRKIGIDDFEQLTVIGKGAFGEVRLCRAKGTGEIFAMKKLKKSEMLSRGQVEHVRSERNLLAEVDSRCIVKLYYSFQDSDFLYLIMEYLPGGDIMTLLMREDTLSEDVARFYMGESILAIHSIHQHNYVHRDIKPDNLILDKTGHLKLSDFGLCKPLDDKYSTLLENEDLTSQECIAETEGQSGCDKIPWLMPKEQLQQWKRNRRALAYSTVGTLDYMAPEVLLKKGYGMECDWWSLGAIMYEMLVGYPPFCSDDPRITCRKIINWRTCLKFPDEPKISDEARDLICHLLCDVETRLGTHGVEEIKAHPWFRGIEWDRLYEIEAAYKPTVVGDLDTQNFEKFPDLEGAPSATPTVGPWRKMLTSKDNNFMGYTFKKSDVLKSLESSGTDMRSNGSSKSPSLISLLGRIDLQDSVIPEGEPKQEG, from the exons ATGGAAGGCGGAGACGGGACGATGCGGCTCGGGGCTCTCAACATGAAGGCGGATCGGGTGAGGTTCGATTCGAGTCCCGATGTGTCGGTTTCGTCGCCGGTGACCAAGCAGAAGGCGGCGGCGGCCAAGCAGTTTATTGAGAATCACTACAAGAACTATCTACAAGGACTACAGGATCGGCAAGAGAG ACGTCGAGCACTTCAAAGGAAAGTGCAAGAAGATCAGGTACCGGCTGAGGAACAAGAAGAGATGATGAGGAATTTGGCACGCCGAGAAACAGAATATATGAGACTTCAAAGACGTAAAATCGGAATTGATGATTTTGAGCAATTAACTGTAATTGGAAAAGGTGCCTTTGGCGAG GTAAGGTTATGCCGTGCAAAAGGTACAGGAGAGATTTTCGctatgaagaaattgaagaaatcaGAGATGCTTAGCCGTGGACAG GTTGAACATGTGCGTTCTGAGAGAAATTTGCTTGCTGAGGTTGATAGTCGGTGTATTGTGAAACTTTATTATTCATTTCAAGATTCCGATTTCTTATACCTTATCATGGAGTATTTACCCGGTGGTGACATTATGACATTATTGATGAGAGAAGATACTCTTTCTGAAGATGTTGCACGTTTTTATATGGGAGAGAGTATTCTGGCTATTCACTCAATCCATCAACACAACTATGTTCACAG GGACATAAAACCAGACAATCTGATACTGGATAAAACTGGCCATTTGAAGCTTTCAGATTTTGGCTTGTGTAAACCTCTGGATGACAAGTATTCTACATTATTGGAAAATGAGGATTTAACATCTCAAGAATGCATAGCTGAAACTGAAGGACAATCTGGCTGTGATAAGATTCCTTGGTTGATGCCAAAAGAACAATTACAACAATGGAAACGTAATCGGCGTGCCTTG GCGTATTCAACTGTTGGAACTCTTGACTACATGGCACCCGAGGTTTTGCTGAAGAAAGGATATGGTATGGAGTGTGATTGGTGGTCACTAGGAGCAATCATGTACGAGATGCTAGTAGGCTATCCTCCATTCTGCTCTGATGATCCAAGGATCACATGCCGCAAG ATTATCAATTGGAGAACATGCCTGAAGTTTCCCGACGAGCCAAAAATTTCAGACGAGGCAAGGGATTTGATCTGTCACTTGTTATGTGATGTTGAAACAAGGCTTGGGACACATGGAGTAGAAGAAATTAAG GCACATCCTTGGTTCAGAGGTATTGAGTGGGACAGGCTATATGAAATTGAAGCTGCGTATAAACCTACAGTTGTTGGAGACTTGGACACTCAGAATTTTGAGAAGTTTCCTGAT CTAGAAGGTGCACCATCTGCAACACCAACAGTGGGCCCTTGGCGGAAG ATGTTAACCTCGAAAGATAACAATTTCATGGGATACACTTTCAAGAAATCAGATGTCCTTAAATCACTTGAAAGTTCAG GTACAGACATGAGATCAAATGGATCTTCAAAGTCCCCATCACTGATTTCCTTGTTAG GTAGAATTGACTTGCAAGACAGTGTAATACCAGAGGGCGAACCAAAGCAGGAAGGCTAA
- the LOC112169849 gene encoding serine/threonine-protein kinase tricornered isoform X5 has product MEGGDGTMRLGALNMKADRVRFDSSPDVSVSSPVTKQKAAAAKQFIENHYKNYLQGLQDRQERRRALQRKVQEDQVPAEEQEEMMRNLARRETEYMRLQRRKIGIDDFEQLTVIGKGAFGEVEHVRSERNLLAEVDSRCIVKLYYSFQDSDFLYLIMEYLPGGDIMTLLMREDTLSEDVARFYMGESILAIHSIHQHNYVHRDIKPDNLILDKTGHLKLSDFGLCKPLDDKYSTLLENEDLTSQECIAETEGQSGCDKIPWLMPKEQLQQWKRNRRALAYSTVGTLDYMAPEVLLKKGYGMECDWWSLGAIMYEMLVGYPPFCSDDPRITCRKIINWRTCLKFPDEPKISDEARDLICHLLCDVETRLGTHGVEEIKAHPWFRGIEWDRLYEIEAAYKPTVVGDLDTQNFEKFPDLEGAPSATPTVGPWRKMLTSKDNNFMGYTFKKSDVLKSLESSGTDMRSNGSSKSPSLISLLGIFYLQLLLDVKLSLNFGKPGRIDLQDSVIPEGEPKQEG; this is encoded by the exons ATGGAAGGCGGAGACGGGACGATGCGGCTCGGGGCTCTCAACATGAAGGCGGATCGGGTGAGGTTCGATTCGAGTCCCGATGTGTCGGTTTCGTCGCCGGTGACCAAGCAGAAGGCGGCGGCGGCCAAGCAGTTTATTGAGAATCACTACAAGAACTATCTACAAGGACTACAGGATCGGCAAGAGAG ACGTCGAGCACTTCAAAGGAAAGTGCAAGAAGATCAGGTACCGGCTGAGGAACAAGAAGAGATGATGAGGAATTTGGCACGCCGAGAAACAGAATATATGAGACTTCAAAGACGTAAAATCGGAATTGATGATTTTGAGCAATTAACTGTAATTGGAAAAGGTGCCTTTGGCGAG GTTGAACATGTGCGTTCTGAGAGAAATTTGCTTGCTGAGGTTGATAGTCGGTGTATTGTGAAACTTTATTATTCATTTCAAGATTCCGATTTCTTATACCTTATCATGGAGTATTTACCCGGTGGTGACATTATGACATTATTGATGAGAGAAGATACTCTTTCTGAAGATGTTGCACGTTTTTATATGGGAGAGAGTATTCTGGCTATTCACTCAATCCATCAACACAACTATGTTCACAG GGACATAAAACCAGACAATCTGATACTGGATAAAACTGGCCATTTGAAGCTTTCAGATTTTGGCTTGTGTAAACCTCTGGATGACAAGTATTCTACATTATTGGAAAATGAGGATTTAACATCTCAAGAATGCATAGCTGAAACTGAAGGACAATCTGGCTGTGATAAGATTCCTTGGTTGATGCCAAAAGAACAATTACAACAATGGAAACGTAATCGGCGTGCCTTG GCGTATTCAACTGTTGGAACTCTTGACTACATGGCACCCGAGGTTTTGCTGAAGAAAGGATATGGTATGGAGTGTGATTGGTGGTCACTAGGAGCAATCATGTACGAGATGCTAGTAGGCTATCCTCCATTCTGCTCTGATGATCCAAGGATCACATGCCGCAAG ATTATCAATTGGAGAACATGCCTGAAGTTTCCCGACGAGCCAAAAATTTCAGACGAGGCAAGGGATTTGATCTGTCACTTGTTATGTGATGTTGAAACAAGGCTTGGGACACATGGAGTAGAAGAAATTAAG GCACATCCTTGGTTCAGAGGTATTGAGTGGGACAGGCTATATGAAATTGAAGCTGCGTATAAACCTACAGTTGTTGGAGACTTGGACACTCAGAATTTTGAGAAGTTTCCTGAT CTAGAAGGTGCACCATCTGCAACACCAACAGTGGGCCCTTGGCGGAAG ATGTTAACCTCGAAAGATAACAATTTCATGGGATACACTTTCAAGAAATCAGATGTCCTTAAATCACTTGAAAGTTCAG GTACAGACATGAGATCAAATGGATCTTCAAAGTCCCCATCACTGATTTCCTTGTTAGGTATTTTTTACTTGCAGCTACTTCTTGATGTTAAGCTATCT CTTAATTTTGGCAAACCAGGTAGAATTGACTTGCAAGACAGTGTAATACCAGAGGGCGAACCAAAGCAGGAAGGCTAA
- the LOC112169849 gene encoding serine/threonine-protein kinase tricornered isoform X4 has translation MEGGDGTMRLGALNMKADRVRFDSSPDVSVSSPVTKQKAAAAKQFIENHYKNYLQGLQDRQERRRALQRKVQEDQVPAEEQEEMMRNLARRETEYMRLQRRKIGIDDFEQLTVIGKGAFGEVRLCRAKGTGEIFAMKKLKKSEMLSRGQVEHVRSERNLLAEVDSRCIVKLYYSFQDSDFLYLIMEYLPGGDIMTLLMREDTLSEDVARFYMGESILAIHSIHQHNYVHRDIKPDNLILDKTGHLKLSDFGLCKPLDDKYSTLLENEDLTSQECIAETEGQSGCDKIPWLMPKEQLQQWKRNRRALAYSTVGTLDYMAPEVLLKKGYGMECDWWSLGAIMYEMLVGYPPFCSDDPRITCRKIINWRTCLKFPDEPKISDEARDLICHLLCDVETRLGTHGVEEIKAHPWFRGIEWDRLYEIEAAYKPTVVGDLDTQNFEKFPDLEGAPSATPTVGPWRKMLTSKDNNFMGYTFKKSDVLKSLESSGTDMRSNGSSKSPSLISLLGIFYLQLLLDVKLSVSR, from the exons ATGGAAGGCGGAGACGGGACGATGCGGCTCGGGGCTCTCAACATGAAGGCGGATCGGGTGAGGTTCGATTCGAGTCCCGATGTGTCGGTTTCGTCGCCGGTGACCAAGCAGAAGGCGGCGGCGGCCAAGCAGTTTATTGAGAATCACTACAAGAACTATCTACAAGGACTACAGGATCGGCAAGAGAG ACGTCGAGCACTTCAAAGGAAAGTGCAAGAAGATCAGGTACCGGCTGAGGAACAAGAAGAGATGATGAGGAATTTGGCACGCCGAGAAACAGAATATATGAGACTTCAAAGACGTAAAATCGGAATTGATGATTTTGAGCAATTAACTGTAATTGGAAAAGGTGCCTTTGGCGAG GTAAGGTTATGCCGTGCAAAAGGTACAGGAGAGATTTTCGctatgaagaaattgaagaaatcaGAGATGCTTAGCCGTGGACAG GTTGAACATGTGCGTTCTGAGAGAAATTTGCTTGCTGAGGTTGATAGTCGGTGTATTGTGAAACTTTATTATTCATTTCAAGATTCCGATTTCTTATACCTTATCATGGAGTATTTACCCGGTGGTGACATTATGACATTATTGATGAGAGAAGATACTCTTTCTGAAGATGTTGCACGTTTTTATATGGGAGAGAGTATTCTGGCTATTCACTCAATCCATCAACACAACTATGTTCACAG GGACATAAAACCAGACAATCTGATACTGGATAAAACTGGCCATTTGAAGCTTTCAGATTTTGGCTTGTGTAAACCTCTGGATGACAAGTATTCTACATTATTGGAAAATGAGGATTTAACATCTCAAGAATGCATAGCTGAAACTGAAGGACAATCTGGCTGTGATAAGATTCCTTGGTTGATGCCAAAAGAACAATTACAACAATGGAAACGTAATCGGCGTGCCTTG GCGTATTCAACTGTTGGAACTCTTGACTACATGGCACCCGAGGTTTTGCTGAAGAAAGGATATGGTATGGAGTGTGATTGGTGGTCACTAGGAGCAATCATGTACGAGATGCTAGTAGGCTATCCTCCATTCTGCTCTGATGATCCAAGGATCACATGCCGCAAG ATTATCAATTGGAGAACATGCCTGAAGTTTCCCGACGAGCCAAAAATTTCAGACGAGGCAAGGGATTTGATCTGTCACTTGTTATGTGATGTTGAAACAAGGCTTGGGACACATGGAGTAGAAGAAATTAAG GCACATCCTTGGTTCAGAGGTATTGAGTGGGACAGGCTATATGAAATTGAAGCTGCGTATAAACCTACAGTTGTTGGAGACTTGGACACTCAGAATTTTGAGAAGTTTCCTGAT CTAGAAGGTGCACCATCTGCAACACCAACAGTGGGCCCTTGGCGGAAG ATGTTAACCTCGAAAGATAACAATTTCATGGGATACACTTTCAAGAAATCAGATGTCCTTAAATCACTTGAAAGTTCAG GTACAGACATGAGATCAAATGGATCTTCAAAGTCCCCATCACTGATTTCCTTGTTAGGTATTTTTTACTTGCAGCTACTTCTTGATGTTAAGCTATCTGTGAGTAG GTAG